A genome region from Bacteroidota bacterium includes the following:
- a CDS encoding NAD-dependent epimerase/dehydratase family protein translates to MKSNTVKNKILITGGAGFIGSGLAERLSQNAENKIVIVDNLLTGSEKKIPVSPHKNIEFIKCNINNSNHITDVFLSHPFDYVFHFAAVVGVKRTLDHPLLVLNDLIGMRMLLNLCATAKVKRVFYSSSSEVYGEPVEFPQNEETTPLNSRLPYAIVKNAGEAYLKAYHKEYGLNYGIFRFFNTYGPKQSSDFVMSRFIMAALKNEPLCINGDGSQTRTFCFVDDNVEACVKCFEEEKFMNDVINIGSDEEITILELAKMIIRITASRSKIKFLPALKEGDMTRRKPDNSKMMQVLHHKLLPLEEGIRKVIADTSFISVP, encoded by the coding sequence ATGAAGAGCAATACAGTAAAAAATAAAATACTGATCACCGGTGGCGCAGGATTCATTGGCAGCGGCCTCGCAGAAAGATTGTCGCAGAATGCGGAGAACAAAATTGTGATCGTTGATAATCTTCTGACCGGGAGTGAAAAGAAAATTCCCGTTTCTCCTCACAAGAATATTGAATTCATAAAATGCAACATCAATAACAGCAATCACATCACGGATGTTTTTCTTTCACACCCCTTCGATTATGTTTTTCATTTTGCTGCTGTTGTTGGCGTGAAACGTACGCTCGATCATCCGCTTCTTGTACTGAATGATCTCATCGGGATGCGGATGCTGTTGAATCTTTGTGCAACGGCAAAAGTGAAACGCGTTTTTTATTCTTCCTCATCGGAAGTTTACGGTGAGCCGGTTGAATTTCCGCAGAATGAAGAAACCACGCCGCTCAATTCGAGATTGCCATACGCGATCGTGAAAAATGCCGGCGAAGCTTATCTCAAAGCTTATCACAAAGAATACGGTTTGAATTACGGCATCTTCCGTTTTTTCAATACCTACGGGCCGAAGCAGTCTTCCGATTTTGTGATGTCGCGTTTCATTATGGCGGCGCTGAAAAATGAACCGTTGTGCATCAATGGCGACGGATCGCAAACCAGGACTTTTTGTTTCGTGGATGATAATGTGGAGGCCTGTGTAAAATGTTTTGAAGAAGAAAAATTTATGAATGATGTGATCAATATCGGCAGCGACGAAGAGATCACTATTCTTGAACTTGCAAAAATGATCATCCGCATCACCGCTTCCCGTTCGAAAATAAAATTTCTTCCCGCGCTGAAAGAAGGCGACATGACGCGGCGCAAACCTGATAATTCTAAAATGATGCAGGTGCTCCACCATAAACTTCTTCCACTCGAAGAAGGAATCAGAAAAGTGATCGCCGACACCTCTTTTATTTCTGTTCCTTGA